The Thomasclavelia ramosa DSM 1402 genome includes a region encoding these proteins:
- a CDS encoding Na/Pi cotransporter family protein, giving the protein MASLGVFLYSMHLMSTSLDTLANDKLENILYKLSSNKYLGVITGTAITAIIHSSSATTIILIGLLNSHLISLNQATWIILGANIGTTVTGLMIALDLGQSAIYLCVLGLLLMFLKNKIAYLGRVLMALGLIFLAMDSMAVALAPLQTSPYFINMFGHLDNPLTAILVGTVFTALIQSSTASVGVLQTIYQKGLISFAMATNVIYGQNIGTCITAVLASLNGDRSSKRLSAIHILINVLGTIIFVILAKFIPLVSFIESLTPNYMMQIAYMHTFFNIISTIILLPFDNLLIYLANKVIPLSKQEVTYAHKPSRLY; this is encoded by the coding sequence ATTGCTAGTCTCGGTGTTTTTCTTTATAGTATGCATCTAATGTCAACTAGCCTTGATACCTTAGCAAACGATAAGCTTGAAAATATTTTATATAAACTATCTTCAAATAAATATTTAGGTGTTATCACCGGAACAGCCATCACAGCAATAATTCATAGTTCCTCTGCTACTACTATTATTCTCATCGGTCTCCTTAATAGTCATCTAATTTCATTAAATCAAGCAACTTGGATTATTTTAGGTGCTAATATCGGAACTACTGTAACTGGACTCATGATTGCTTTAGATTTAGGTCAGTCAGCAATCTATTTATGTGTCCTTGGATTATTACTAATGTTCTTAAAAAATAAAATTGCTTATTTAGGACGTGTCTTAATGGCCCTAGGATTGATTTTTTTAGCAATGGACAGTATGGCCGTAGCTCTGGCACCATTACAAACATCCCCATATTTTATTAATATGTTTGGTCATTTAGACAATCCTTTAACCGCTATTTTAGTTGGAACAGTTTTTACGGCGTTGATTCAAAGCTCAACTGCATCAGTTGGCGTCTTGCAAACTATTTATCAAAAGGGATTAATTAGTTTTGCAATGGCTACCAATGTTATTTATGGTCAAAATATTGGCACTTGTATAACCGCAGTTTTAGCATCACTTAATGGCGATCGCAGTTCAAAACGTTTAAGTGCTATTCATATCTTAATTAATGTACTCGGAACTATTATTTTTGTAATCTTAGCAAAATTTATCCCACTAGTTTCATTCATCGAATCCTTGACTCCAAATTATATGATGCAAATTGCTTATATGCATACTTTCTTTAATATCATTTCAACTATTATTCTATTACCATTTGATAACTTATTGATCTATCTGGCTAATAAAGTAATCCCATTATCAAAACAGGAGGTCACTTATGCTCACAAACCTTCTCGCTTATATTAA
- a CDS encoding DedA family protein produces MLTNLLAYINTYGYKAIFLLIAIENLFPPIPCEIILTFGGFMTTITNLTPLGVITVASLGSYLGAVILYWFGYLINLERLEKLLVRFYFKRHDLSRSLNWFEQYGKISVLIGRLIPIVRSLISLPAGITKMNFFSFSFYTLIGTIIWNSILVVLGIILGNNWILISKYVKQYALIIAIITLLIILWKKRRLN; encoded by the coding sequence ATGCTCACAAACCTTCTCGCTTATATTAACACCTACGGCTACAAGGCAATCTTTCTTTTAATTGCGATTGAAAATTTATTTCCGCCTATCCCATGTGAAATAATTTTAACTTTTGGCGGTTTCATGACAACGATCACAAACCTAACACCTCTAGGCGTAATTACAGTTGCTTCGCTTGGTTCTTATTTAGGCGCAGTGATTCTATATTGGTTTGGCTACTTAATCAATCTAGAACGACTCGAAAAGCTTCTAGTCCGATTTTATTTTAAACGTCATGATCTATCCCGTTCCCTTAACTGGTTTGAACAATATGGAAAAATCTCTGTTCTTATTGGTCGCTTGATTCCGATTGTTAGATCATTGATTTCTCTGCCTGCCGGAATTACTAAAATGAACTTCTTTAGTTTCTCATTTTATACTTTGATTGGTACAATCATTTGGAATAGTATTTTAGTAGTTCTTGGAATTATTTTAGGAAATAACTGGATCTTAATTAGTAAATATGTTAAACAATACGCACTGATTATTGCAATCATCACACTATTAATTATTTTATGGAAAAAGCGAAGACTCAATTAA
- a CDS encoding AAA family ATPase has protein sequence MLTKFDEQAQKAIVVGESIAFDLGHNNVGSEHLLLSLLKISDSKLRELVKKYDVDDKNIYEDIKRLFGTNDDQPFYMEYSDAVKSILEAAMEITNQQNKSKVTLNILTIALLQSEESVAHELLKKYKVDFEEIIYQLNESSELETKLDQIQSLVNLNKKVKQGEHLIVGRQKELEKLCMILSKKEKNNALIIGEAGVGKSALVEKLAYLINQKQVNEGLKKKIIYELSLSSIVAGTKYRGEFEEKLRKIIDKVKEMDNVIIFIDEIHNIIGAGGAEGAIDAANILKPYLARKDLTIIGATTTEEYFQHFEKDQAMNRRFSVITLKENTKEETLEILQKTKLFYEQFHQIEVDNEVLTYLVDNVDRYIKNRTFPDKAIDIFDLACVKARFKQQHIITKQIVKDVIEEYTSVKISEDYDYDEIKAKLNHHIIGQSKAIEQIINQLKLTKQSKQPSAVMLFVGNSGVGKSESAKQLSKLLGRKLIRLDMSEYRDSSSVQKIIGAAPGYVGYDKPSLLLGQLQTYPKSIILLDEIDKASQDVINLFLQVFDEGYLEDSHKRKVYFNNTIIIMTSNKGTAKNTLGFKKNNHSSKVKNFFSDELLSRIDEIINFKNLTKMDLKKIIRKNCPHEVKEEDIELILKEYDMKLQGRGIVKAANKYFQNKAKAQS, from the coding sequence ATGTTAACAAAATTTGATGAACAAGCCCAAAAAGCAATTGTGGTAGGCGAAAGTATTGCTTTTGATTTAGGTCATAATAATGTCGGTAGTGAACATTTACTGCTATCGCTGTTAAAGATAAGTGATTCCAAATTACGGGAATTAGTTAAGAAATATGATGTTGATGATAAAAATATATATGAGGATATAAAAAGGTTGTTTGGGACAAATGATGATCAACCTTTTTATATGGAGTATAGTGATGCTGTAAAAAGTATCTTAGAAGCAGCAATGGAAATCACTAATCAACAAAATAAAAGTAAAGTAACGCTTAATATCCTAACAATTGCTTTATTGCAGAGTGAAGAAAGTGTAGCTCACGAATTATTAAAGAAATATAAAGTTGATTTTGAAGAAATTATCTATCAATTAAATGAAAGTAGTGAATTAGAAACTAAATTAGATCAGATTCAATCACTAGTTAATCTTAATAAGAAAGTAAAACAGGGTGAACATTTAATTGTTGGTAGACAAAAAGAATTAGAAAAATTATGTATGATTTTAAGTAAGAAAGAAAAAAATAATGCGTTGATTATTGGTGAAGCTGGTGTAGGTAAGTCAGCTTTAGTAGAAAAATTAGCGTATTTAATTAATCAAAAACAAGTAAATGAAGGATTAAAAAAGAAAATTATTTATGAATTGAGCTTATCTAGTATTGTTGCAGGAACAAAATATCGTGGTGAATTTGAAGAAAAGCTACGAAAGATTATTGATAAGGTAAAGGAAATGGATAATGTCATCATTTTTATTGATGAGATCCATAATATTATTGGAGCTGGTGGCGCCGAAGGGGCTATTGATGCTGCTAATATTTTAAAACCGTATTTAGCGAGAAAAGATCTAACGATTATTGGTGCAACAACGACAGAAGAATATTTCCAGCATTTTGAAAAGGATCAAGCAATGAATCGACGTTTTAGTGTTATTACACTAAAAGAAAATACTAAAGAAGAAACATTAGAAATTTTACAGAAAACTAAATTATTTTATGAGCAATTTCATCAGATTGAAGTCGATAATGAAGTTTTAACATATTTAGTTGATAATGTTGATCGTTATATCAAAAATCGAACTTTCCCTGATAAAGCCATCGATATTTTTGATTTAGCTTGTGTTAAAGCCCGATTTAAGCAGCAACATATTATTACTAAACAAATTGTTAAAGATGTTATAGAAGAATATACATCAGTTAAGATAAGTGAGGATTATGATTATGATGAAATTAAAGCAAAATTGAATCATCATATTATTGGACAAAGTAAAGCGATTGAACAAATAATCAATCAATTAAAATTAACAAAACAGTCAAAACAACCAAGTGCAGTAATGTTATTTGTTGGAAATAGTGGTGTTGGAAAAAGTGAAAGTGCAAAACAGCTTTCAAAACTTTTGGGGCGTAAATTGATTCGCTTAGATATGAGTGAATATCGTGATAGCAGCAGTGTTCAAAAGATAATTGGAGCAGCCCCGGGATATGTTGGTTATGATAAACCAAGTTTATTACTGGGACAATTACAAACCTATCCTAAAAGTATTATTCTTTTAGATGAAATTGATAAAGCAAGTCAAGATGTTATAAATCTTTTTCTTCAAGTATTTGATGAAGGTTATTTAGAAGATAGTCATAAACGAAAAGTATATTTTAATAATACAATTATTATTATGACGTCAAATAAAGGGACTGCTAAAAATACATTAGGATTTAAAAAGAATAATCATAGTAGTAAAGTTAAGAATTTTTTTAGTGATGAATTATTAAGCCGTATCGATGAAATAATTAATTTTAAGAATTTAACAAAAATGGATTTAAAGAAAATTATTCGTAAAAATTGTCCTCATGAGGTTAAAGAAGAAGATATTGAGTTGATTTTAAAGGAATATGATATGAAACTTCAAGGAAGAGGAATTGTTAAAGCAGCTAATAAATATTTTCAAAATAAAGCGAAGGCCCAAAGTTAA
- a CDS encoding diguanylate cyclase domain-containing protein yields the protein MKTVKDAEIFCQYIAHEYLGKRNYKLLEDIIDKRITIIGTGAHEVSRNIQELMTALNKEAELWDGTFIIEDEWYQGTELADNLFVVIGQIEGRQNSNDQLVYSFSSRVTFIIEYHDMQWKIIHVHQSVPDYSQGDDEFFPQRIVEESNAQLKKEIAEKTKELEMSNQQVIYNLRHDYLTGILNRPSLEKEVTEAMSNHQYGVILVLDIDYFKEVNDNNGHPYGDEVLIKLANTMQESFKSGICGRIGGDEFIIYLALDDANYDAIEKTIKEFKQNWQKNITTIDRSSTITLSIGGAYYPKHGKNYQELWSNADKALYLSKNNGRNRISIYQL from the coding sequence ATGAAAACAGTAAAAGATGCTGAAATCTTTTGTCAATATATAGCCCATGAGTATCTTGGGAAGCGTAATTATAAGTTATTAGAAGATATAATTGATAAAAGGATTACAATCATTGGGACGGGAGCTCACGAGGTTAGTCGCAACATTCAAGAACTTATGACGGCTTTGAATAAAGAAGCAGAACTTTGGGATGGAACTTTTATAATTGAAGATGAATGGTATCAGGGAACTGAATTAGCTGATAACTTATTTGTAGTAATTGGCCAAATTGAGGGCCGACAAAATAGTAACGACCAGTTAGTCTATAGTTTTTCATCACGAGTAACCTTTATTATTGAATATCATGATATGCAGTGGAAGATTATCCATGTTCATCAATCAGTACCGGATTATAGTCAAGGTGATGATGAGTTTTTCCCACAACGGATTGTCGAAGAAAGTAATGCTCAGTTAAAAAAGGAAATTGCTGAAAAGACGAAGGAATTAGAGATGTCCAATCAACAAGTAATCTATAATTTAAGACATGATTATCTTACTGGAATATTAAATCGTCCATCACTTGAAAAAGAAGTTACTGAAGCGATGAGTAATCATCAGTATGGAGTGATCTTAGTATTAGACATAGATTATTTTAAAGAAGTTAATGATAATAATGGTCATCCGTATGGTGATGAGGTTTTGATAAAATTAGCTAATACAATGCAAGAAAGTTTTAAATCAGGAATTTGTGGTCGCATTGGCGGTGATGAATTTATCATTTATCTGGCTTTAGACGATGCTAATTATGATGCAATTGAAAAGACTATTAAAGAATTTAAACAAAATTGGCAGAAGAATATTACAACAATTGATAGAAGCAGCACAATTACTTTAAGTATCGGGGGAGCATATTATCCTAAACATGGTAAAAATTATCAAGAGTTGTGGTCTAATGCCGATAAAGCACTATATTTAAGTAAAAATAATGGTCGAAACAGAATATCTATATATCAACTCTAA
- a CDS encoding GTP pyrophosphokinase — MTNRIMQKEIVSDPFTALVPNTDITDTLQEFMALQQLYDAGIKEVRTKLEILDDEFKIKHDHNPIHHMEYRLKSVNSILGKLEKRGLEVSLDSIVTNLTDIAGVRVICNYVSDVYKIADLLIKQSDIKLIAKKDYIKHPKENGYRSLHLVVEVPIFLAEKVQPTTVEIQIRTIAMDFWASLEHHLRYKADNEVPDGVRDELIECAKTISNLDYKMQGIHEELNKPKKKVI, encoded by the coding sequence ATGACTAATCGAATTATGCAAAAGGAAATTGTCAGTGATCCTTTTACCGCACTAGTTCCTAATACAGATATAACTGACACTTTACAAGAATTTATGGCGCTGCAACAACTTTATGATGCGGGAATTAAAGAAGTAAGAACAAAATTAGAAATTCTTGATGATGAGTTTAAAATAAAACATGATCATAATCCTATTCATCATATGGAATATCGTTTAAAATCTGTAAACAGTATATTGGGAAAACTAGAAAAACGGGGCCTAGAAGTATCTTTAGATTCTATTGTAACTAATTTGACTGATATTGCTGGTGTTCGCGTTATTTGTAATTATGTTAGCGATGTCTATAAAATTGCTGATTTATTAATAAAACAAAGTGATATTAAACTTATTGCCAAAAAAGATTACATTAAACATCCCAAGGAGAATGGTTATCGTAGTTTACATCTAGTTGTTGAAGTTCCTATCTTCTTAGCAGAGAAAGTTCAGCCAACTACTGTAGAAATTCAAATTAGAACGATTGCGATGGACTTTTGGGCAAGTTTAGAACATCACTTGCGATATAAAGCTGATAATGAAGTTCCTGATGGAGTTCGTGATGAGCTAATTGAATGTGCTAAAACAATTTCTAATCTGGATTATAAAATGCAAGGTATCCATGAGGAATTAAATAAACCAAAGAAAAAAGTGATTTAG
- a CDS encoding IS3 family transposase — translation MEFKTREQLKAAMSEYIEYYNNERINTKRKGLSPLAYRQQSFQDLALI, via the coding sequence ATAGAGTTTAAAACAAGAGAACAACTCAAAGCTGCAATGAGTGAATATATCGAATATTATAATAACGAGAGAATCAATACAAAAAGAAAAGGATTGAGTCCACTTGCATATAGACAACAATCCTTTCAAGATTTAGCTTTAATTTAA
- a CDS encoding ECF transporter S component → MINEKTNQLAKTALMIALIFVGTFSIRIPNPATGGYFHMGDSMIFLSVLILGKRDGAFAGALGGALADLLCGAAIWIGPTLIIKFIMAWIMGIIWEQYPSKIISAIGGGVFQIIAYTAAETFLFTWPAALGALPGLTMQTAGGIIIYVILARALQTTKLLNSD, encoded by the coding sequence ATGATTAATGAAAAAACAAATCAACTCGCAAAAACAGCACTAATGATAGCCCTAATTTTTGTTGGAACATTCAGTATTAGAATTCCCAATCCAGCTACTGGAGGATACTTTCATATGGGCGACAGTATGATCTTTTTAAGTGTATTGATTCTAGGTAAAAGAGATGGTGCCTTTGCTGGTGCATTAGGAGGTGCTTTAGCCGATTTACTATGTGGTGCAGCTATCTGGATCGGACCAACTTTAATTATTAAATTCATTATGGCCTGGATCATGGGAATTATTTGGGAACAGTATCCAAGTAAAATAATAAGTGCAATTGGTGGTGGCGTTTTCCAAATTATAGCTTATACAGCAGCTGAAACTTTTTTATTTACTTGGCCCGCTGCACTTGGAGCTTTACCTGGTCTAACTATGCAGACTGCTGGTGGCATTATTATTTATGTTATCTTAGCAAGAGCTTTACAGACAACAAAATTATTAAACAGTGATTAA
- a CDS encoding LysR substrate-binding domain-containing protein: MELGIIHTLSSQYIPDTIRGYLQQYPQTEFKIQTDKTENIIKGLKEHKYDIGFCGKIIAPELVFIPVLYQEFVAVVPPDHELANKQEISLEELVNYDLVGYLDDLVIAQTVKEIFAEHKLEPRYISKQENELLIGGMINQGFGVGIAANTSFLKEFDLKVIPLKLKKDYRVIYLVYNKVDYISAAAENFINYIAINKINL, from the coding sequence ATTGAATTAGGAATAATTCATACACTATCATCACAATATATTCCAGATACAATCAGAGGTTATCTCCAGCAATATCCCCAAACAGAGTTTAAAATTCAAACTGATAAAACAGAAAATATTATTAAAGGGCTAAAAGAACATAAATATGACATAGGTTTTTGTGGAAAAATAATTGCTCCAGAATTAGTTTTTATTCCTGTTTTATATCAGGAATTTGTTGCTGTTGTTCCACCAGATCACGAACTTGCAAATAAGCAGGAGATAAGTTTAGAAGAATTAGTAAACTATGATTTAGTAGGCTATCTTGATGATTTAGTAATTGCTCAAACAGTTAAAGAAATTTTTGCAGAACATAAATTGGAGCCCCGCTATATTTCTAAACAGGAAAATGAATTATTGATTGGTGGGATGATCAATCAAGGGTTTGGTGTAGGAATCGCTGCTAATACATCATTTTTAAAAGAATTTGATTTAAAGGTCATTCCTTTAAAATTAAAAAAAGATTACCGTGTAATCTATCTAGTTTATAATAAAGTAGATTATATTTCAGCAGCTGCAGAAAACTTTATCAACTATATTGCAATTAATAAAATAAATTTATAA
- a CDS encoding aldo/keto reductase, with the protein MEYINIKGLDKPISKLIMGTAWFNPAFEEEIFTMLDQYVAAGGTVIDTGRFYGANKDGEHACESERVLKKWFDSRNNRDQLVIMDKACHPIITPEGCHHPEYWRVKPDIITDDLHYSLLHTGCDHFDIYLLHRDDPSVPVNEIMDRLEQHRQEGLITTYGVSNWELDRVQAAVEYCQQMGYQGLSVNNPSYSLAHVAKTRWPGCVYADDDFAKWHQNKDVTLFSWPLKDTVSSLIFTMITHLRTLKMLSLLQKTLND; encoded by the coding sequence ATGGAATATATTAACATTAAAGGTTTAGACAAACCGATTTCAAAATTAATTATGGGTACAGCCTGGTTTAATCCAGCCTTTGAAGAAGAAATTTTTACAATGTTGGATCAATATGTTGCTGCTGGAGGAACAGTAATCGACACAGGTAGATTTTATGGGGCAAACAAAGATGGAGAACATGCTTGTGAATCTGAACGAGTTTTAAAAAAATGGTTTGATTCTCGTAATAATCGCGATCAATTAGTAATTATGGATAAAGCATGTCACCCAATTATTACCCCTGAAGGCTGCCATCATCCAGAGTATTGGCGAGTAAAGCCAGATATTATTACTGACGATCTTCATTATAGTTTACTTCATACAGGGTGCGATCATTTTGATATTTACTTACTTCATCGCGATGATCCTAGTGTCCCTGTCAATGAAATAATGGATCGTTTAGAACAGCATCGTCAAGAAGGTTTAATTACTACTTATGGTGTATCCAATTGGGAACTAGATCGTGTTCAAGCGGCAGTAGAATATTGCCAACAAATGGGCTACCAAGGATTATCAGTAAATAATCCATCTTATTCTTTAGCCCATGTCGCGAAAACACGTTGGCCTGGCTGTGTCTATGCAGATGACGATTTTGCTAAATGGCATCAAAATAAAGATGTTACTCTATTTAGCTGGCCGCTCAAGGACACGGTTTCTTCGCTGATATTTACGATGATAACGCACCTCAGGACATTAAAGATGCTTTCTTTACTCCAGAAAACTTTGAACGATTAA
- a CDS encoding aldo/keto reductase — protein MKDAFFTPENFERLKRAKELRKLKGVPSINIALAYVLDQPFDVAAIVGSRNKSEFDSCAEALKIRLTPAEIDYLCLKTDKL, from the coding sequence ATTAAAGATGCTTTCTTTACTCCAGAAAACTTTGAACGATTAAAACGAGCTAAAGAATTAAGAAAACTCAAAGGGGTTCCTTCAATCAATATTGCCCTTGCATATGTACTTGACCAGCCATTTGATGTTGCAGCTATTGTTGGCAGTCGTAATAAAAGTGAATTTGATTCATGTGCTGAGGCGTTAAAAATAAGATTAACTCCTGCTGAAATTGATTATCTATGTCTTAAAACAGACAAATTATAA
- a CDS encoding class I SAM-dependent methyltransferase codes for MKDILKQLNTRPKLFEQSTASIWDDPHISKGMLKAHLNENQESATRKLDFVKKSVAWINTVLPNHHYNNLLDLGCGPGIYAELFYQYGYQVTGIDLSKRSISYAQASAKQKGFDIIYLRSDYTKSNFRQHYDLVTLIYCDFGVLPPATRKKLLQKIYNTLSPKGALLFDVFTPLQYDGAVEHKNWQINENGFWHNDWHLVLNAFYRYDNVHTFLNQYTVINEDRITTYNIWEHTFSLKELEKDLKNAGFTKLDFYKDVIGQKYDKTSKTICVIAQK; via the coding sequence ATGAAAGATATATTAAAACAATTAAATACGCGACCTAAATTATTTGAACAAAGTACAGCAAGTATTTGGGACGACCCTCATATTTCAAAAGGCATGTTAAAAGCTCATCTTAACGAGAACCAAGAATCAGCTACCCGTAAACTTGACTTTGTAAAAAAATCAGTTGCCTGGATCAATACTGTACTACCTAATCATCATTATAACAACTTACTTGATCTTGGTTGTGGCCCCGGTATTTATGCTGAATTATTCTATCAGTATGGTTATCAGGTTACTGGTATCGATCTATCAAAACGGTCAATCAGTTATGCTCAGGCTTCCGCCAAACAAAAAGGATTTGATATTATTTACCTTCGTAGTGACTATACCAAATCGAACTTTAGACAGCACTATGATTTAGTTACTTTAATTTATTGTGATTTTGGTGTCCTTCCTCCTGCTACTAGGAAAAAGCTCTTGCAAAAGATCTATAACACATTATCCCCCAAAGGCGCTTTATTATTTGATGTCTTTACTCCTTTACAATATGATGGAGCGGTAGAACATAAAAATTGGCAAATAAATGAAAATGGTTTTTGGCATAATGACTGGCACTTAGTTTTAAATGCTTTTTATCGTTATGATAATGTCCATACATTTTTAAATCAGTATACTGTCATTAACGAAGATAGAATAACTACTTATAATATCTGGGAACATACTTTTTCCCTGAAAGAATTAGAGAAAGACTTAAAAAATGCCGGCTTTACTAAACTTGATTTTTATAAAGATGTCATTGGACAAAAATATGATAAAACAAGTAAAACTATTTGTGTAATTGCCCAAAAATAA
- a CDS encoding GNAT family N-acetyltransferase, with protein MELTYKNIKEISQERLVDLFKSVEWESANYPAQLVQAIKNYGSVFSAWDNDKCVGLVASMDDSIMVAYVHYVLVNPQYQKYGIGKKLMQMMLEHYKDYHKVCLIGVNTAVGFYEHLGFEVNEKAKPMFYLNKNY; from the coding sequence ATGGAATTAACCTATAAGAATATTAAAGAGATTTCGCAAGAGAGATTAGTTGATTTATTTAAATCGGTAGAGTGGGAGTCAGCGAACTATCCTGCTCAATTAGTACAGGCAATAAAAAACTATGGAAGTGTTTTTAGCGCTTGGGATAATGATAAGTGTGTTGGTCTGGTTGCTTCGATGGACGATAGTATCATGGTTGCTTATGTTCATTATGTTTTAGTCAATCCACAATATCAAAAATATGGAATTGGTAAAAAACTGATGCAAATGATGCTGGAACATTATAAGGACTATCATAAAGTTTGTTTGATTGGTGTAAATACTGCTGTTGGTTTTTATGAACATCTTGGTTTTGAAGTTAATGAAAAAGCAAAACCAATGTTTTATCTGAATAAGAATTATTAA
- the lysA gene encoding diaminopimelate decarboxylase produces the protein MVLQTEFAQIKNNNLYIDDVKATELAKKYGTPLYVMSEGHIRHQFNKLKTKMIEKYENTLPLFASKSFSCIAIYKIAKEYGVGIDCVSAGEISVALKSGFDPKKIYFHGNNKLPSEIEYALENGVENFVIDNFYEIDLVQEIASRLGVKINGIVRITPGVYAGGHDYIRVGAKDTKFGFSSHDNTYLKAIKKVIDAPNINFDGIHCHVGSQIEDIQAYVLAMNKFVEIAYEIYDIFGIVINKLNAGGGFGIAYTAADNPLEFETVVDTIMEIITKGFDARGLKRPMVLVEPGRYCVGNAGITLYTVGSSKYIKDIRDYITVDGGMTDNIRSSLYAAKYDAIIANKAEMPTDHLITVAGKNCESGDILIKDIMLQDPEPGDILAMFSTGAYHYSMSSNYNQLPKPAVVFTYEGKDREVIRRQTFDDLVYYDIDSKY, from the coding sequence ATGGTCTTACAAACGGAATTTGCACAAATTAAAAATAATAACTTATACATAGATGATGTTAAAGCAACAGAGTTAGCAAAAAAATATGGAACACCTTTATATGTTATGTCTGAAGGACATATTAGACATCAATTTAATAAATTAAAAACGAAAATGATTGAAAAGTATGAAAATACACTACCATTATTTGCATCAAAATCATTTTCTTGTATTGCAATTTATAAAATTGCTAAAGAATATGGTGTTGGAATCGATTGTGTATCAGCGGGTGAGATTTCAGTTGCTTTAAAAAGTGGATTTGATCCTAAAAAGATTTATTTCCATGGAAATAATAAATTACCATCAGAAATAGAATACGCGTTAGAAAACGGGGTAGAAAATTTTGTAATAGATAATTTTTATGAAATAGATTTAGTCCAAGAAATTGCTTCGAGATTAGGTGTCAAAATAAATGGGATTGTCAGAATCACACCGGGGGTTTATGCAGGAGGTCATGACTATATTCGAGTTGGTGCCAAAGATACAAAATTTGGTTTTAGCAGCCATGATAATACATATCTAAAAGCAATCAAAAAGGTAATTGATGCTCCAAATATTAATTTTGATGGAATACATTGTCATGTTGGCAGCCAAATTGAAGATATTCAAGCGTATGTTTTAGCAATGAATAAATTTGTTGAAATTGCTTATGAAATTTATGATATTTTTGGAATTGTAATTAATAAATTAAATGCAGGTGGTGGTTTTGGAATTGCTTATACAGCTGCTGATAACCCATTAGAATTTGAAACAGTAGTTGATACGATCATGGAAATCATTACTAAAGGATTTGATGCTCGGGGATTAAAACGTCCGATGGTCCTAGTTGAGCCTGGTCGTTATTGTGTAGGAAATGCTGGAATCACATTATATACCGTCGGGTCATCTAAATATATTAAAGATATTCGTGATTATATTACAGTTGATGGTGGGATGACTGATAATATTCGTTCTAGCTTATATGCTGCTAAATATGATGCTATTATTGCAAATAAAGCAGAAATGCCGACGGATCACCTAATTACTGTTGCTGGAAAGAACTGTGAATCTGGGGATATTTTAATTAAGGATATTATGTTACAAGACCCAGAGCCCGGAGATATTCTGGCAATGTTTTCAACAGGAGCGTATCATTATTCAATGTCATCAAATTATAATCAATTGCCAAAACCGGCAGTGGTATTTACGTATGAAGGTAAGGATCGTGAAGTGATTCGTCGCCAGACATTTGATGATTTAGTTTATTACGACATTGATTCAAAATATTAA